Proteins from a single region of Juglans microcarpa x Juglans regia isolate MS1-56 chromosome 5S, Jm3101_v1.0, whole genome shotgun sequence:
- the LOC121266902 gene encoding alpha-farnesene synthase-like — protein sequence MDCKKPVLQDEQQTLQFQMKSEAFNIIHQRRSANYEPNIWQCDFLESLDSIYDEPECKKRAEKLIEDVRSVIFGKAVELDSLAQLELIDSLEKLGLAGHFEVEIKEALGIIAISMKQKNGNLNGDDDLYATALCFKLLRQHGYDVSQDMFSNFMDANTGAFIRKSKHENIKGMLELLEASHVALEGENFLDVAREFSTTTLEETLSNLDGFLAKQVIHALELPSQKRVQWFDVKWHIGVKEKHRDMNSILLELAKLNFNIVQATLQKDLRELSRWWRNLGLAENLTFARDRLVESFVCSVGLAHEPQHSCFRKWLTKAINFILIIDDVYDVYGVLEELEIFTIAVNMWDVSETKMLPECMQICFLALYNTTDDFVNEIQREKGWDQLLPVHVKKVWTDFCNALYVEAKWYTTGYTPSLQEYLSNAWISSSGSVLFAYAFFCLEHNKVKKAEEYENFMEKSKDLLYNISVIVRLCNDLGTSSAEVERGDAPSSIVCYMREKNVSEEMARKHIKGMIDESWKKLNGECLTQMPMQLMQTFVNIARVVEGLYHKGDGFGVQDGDKRNKIKSLLLEPL from the exons ATGGACTGTAAGAAACCAGTGCTGCAAGACGAGCAGCAAACCTTACAATTTCAGATGAAATCTGAAGCTTTTAATATAATACATCAAAGACGGTCTGCCAATTACGAACCAAATATATGGCAATGCGATTTCCTGGAATCACTTGATAGCATTTACGAT gaACCGGAATGTAAAAAACGTGCAGAGAAGTTAATAGAAGATGTAAGATCAGTTATATTTGGAAAAGCTGTAGAACTTGACTCCCTGGCTCAGTTGGAGCTGATTGACAGCTTGGAAAAGTTGGGTTTAGCCGGTCACTTTGAAGTGGAAATCAAGGAGGCGCTAGGAATCATAGCAATATCCATGAAGCAGAAAAATGGGAATCTTAATGGAGATGATGATCTCTACGCTACTGCTCTGTGCTTTAAGCTTCTCCGGCAGCATGGCTATGATGTTTCACAAG ATATGTTTAGCAACTTCATGGATGCAAATACGGGAGCATTCATCAGGAAAAGCAAACACGAAAATATCAAAGGAATGCTGGAGCTCTTGGAGGCCTCACATGTAGCGTTAGAAGGTGAAAACTTTCTGGATGTGGCTAGAGAATTCTCAACCACAACTCTCGAAGAAACCCTTTCAAATTTAGACGGTTTCCTTGCGAAGCAGGTGATCCATGCATTGGAGCTTCCCTCACAAAAGAGGGTGCAATGGTTTGACGTCAAATGGCACATCGGTGTCAAAGAAAAACACAGGGACATGAACTCTATTTTGCTTGAACTtgctaaacttaattttaaCATAGTTCAAGCCACGCTCCAAAAAGACCTAAGGGAACTATCCAG GTGGTGGAGGAATCTGGGTCTCGCGGAGAATTTGACTTTTGCAAGAGATAGACTTGTCGAAAGTTTCGTCTGCTCGGTGGGCCTTGCGCACGAACCTCAGCACAGCTGTTTCAGAAAATGGCTAACAAAAGCCATTAATTTTATACTGATAATTGATGATGTCTATGACGTTTATGGCGTATTGGAAGAACTCGAAATCTTCACCATTGCCGTAAATAT GTGGGATGTCAGTGAAACTAAAATGCTTCCGGAGTGCATGCAGATTTGTTTCCTAGCACTCTACAATACGACAGATGATTTCGTCAATGAAATCCAAAGAGAGAAGGGTTGGGACCAGTTATTACCAGTACATGTAAAGAAAGTG TGGACAGATTTTTGTAACGCATTATATGTGGAAGCAAAGTGGTACACCACGGGCTACACTCCATCCCTACAGGAATATCTAAGCAACGCATGGATTTCATCATCCGGCTCTGTGTTGTTTGCCTATGCGTTTTTCTGTCTAGAGCATAATAAAGTCAAGAAAGCTGAGGAATACGAGAATTTCATGGAGAAAAGCAAGGACCTCCTGTATAATATATCTGTCATAGTTCGACTCTGCAATGATCTGGGAACTTCATCG GCCGAAGTTGAAAGAGGAGATGCTCCATCATCAATCGTATGTTATATGAGAGAGAAGAATGTTTCAGAGGAAATGGCTCGGAAGCATATCAAAGGCATGATAGACGAAAGCTGGAAGAAACTAAACGGGGAATGCTTAACGCAGATGCCCATGCAGCTCATGCAAACATTTGTGAATATCGCACGTGTGGTGGAGGGCCTTTATCACAAAGGAGATGGGTTTGGTGTTCAAGATGGAGACAAGCGGAACAAAATCAAGTCCTTGCTACTTGAGCCTCTCTGA